A part of Aegilops tauschii subsp. strangulata cultivar AL8/78 chromosome 2, Aet v6.0, whole genome shotgun sequence genomic DNA contains:
- the LOC109767695 gene encoding uncharacterized protein, with product MRTQFLKSITKGPRLEFPNFDGNNPGGWIRQSEKFFQMAGTLAEYKVNMARMHIIGKADIWLRRSGLLKKKPSWEQFCTELLHRFSTSSSYDLTDKFNSLQQNSSTVAEYTEQFEELMADVQQENPYISESWFVKCFVNGLRSQLKYQIRPLRPATLTDAYWLAIDIKKGAPQKKQFQQFSSYSKPTTGFPKQAVTPSEKPTEFKAPVVTQRAREQGKCWRCGDHWVHGHKCKQQPVLNVLTGEQPQENPTEQEELEEMDQEEQPQGEEQCMRISLQAMQYDTVNTMSIMISVGGKMARALIDSGSNSTFMNLHFALQTSCRILKDSTRAVTVAGGGNLWSGSYIPTTTFTVGNTEFQQQFRILELPGHDVVLGSDWMAQHSPVSFSYDPRQLTVQHQGQTPVTIPACDTLQATDEIDALELNRKLLSGAPAFAIQLAEDITLQPSKQHATPPEIQEILTYCLEVFQEPTGLPPVRDLDHEIPLKPNSTPPNSRPYRLPHMQRNEMEKQVHQLLQSKIIRESQSPYSSPAILVMKKMDHGDFALIIRNSMQPQSKTSSLYL from the coding sequence ATGCGCACACAGTTCCTCAAGTCCATCACAAAAGGGCCTCGTTTGGAATTTCCCAATTTTGATGGCAATAACCCTGGGGGCTGGATTCGCCAAAGTGAGAAGTTCTTTCAAATGGCAGGCACACTAGCTGAATACAAGGTGAACATGGCTCGAATGCACATCATTGGCAAGGCTGATATCTGGTTAAGACGATCTGGCCTGCTAAAGAAAAAACCCAGCTGGGAACAATTCTGCACTGAGCTACTTCACCGGTTTTCTACATCAAGCTCTTATGATCTCACTGACAAATTCAATTCTCTGCAACAGAATTCCTCTACGGTTGCTGAATATACAGAACAGTTTGAAGAACTGATGGCAGATGTCCAGCAAGAAAATCCATATATCTCTGAAAGCTGGTTTGTTAAATGCTTTGTCAATGGGTTGAGATCACAGCTCAAATACCAGATCAGACCTCTCAGACCTGCCACACTAACTGATGCTTATTGGTTGGCCATTGACATAAAAAAAGGAGCCCCTCAAAAGAAACAATTCCAACAGTTTTCTTCTTATTCAAAACCAACCACTGGCTTTCCCAAACAAGCAGTAACTCCTAGTGAGAAACCTACTGAATTCAAAGCACCAGTAGTGACCCAAAGAGCTAGAGAACAAGGAAAATGCTGGAGATGTGGAGATCACTGGGTACATGGCCACAAGTGTAAGCAACAACCAGTGTTAAATGTTCTTACTGGAGAACAGCCACAGGAAAATCCTACAGAACAGGAGGAATTAGAAGAAATGGATCAGGAAGAACAACCACAAGGAGAAGAACAATGCATGAGAATCTCCTTACAAGCAATGCAGTATGATACTGTCAATACCATGTCCATAATGATTTCTGTAGGGGGCAAAATGGCGAGGGCACTGATTGATTCAGGAAGCAACTCCACATTCATGAATTTACACTTTGCTCTTCAGACATCCTGCAGAATCTTGAAGGACTCGACTAGAGCAGTTACTGTAGCAGGAGGAGGAAACCTGTGGTCTGGATCGTATATACCAACCACAACCTTCACTGTTGGTAACACTGAATTTCAGCAACAATTCAGAATTCTGGAGTTACCTGGGCATGATGTAGTGCTGGGATCTGACTGGATGGCCCAGCACAGTCCTGTCTCCTTCTCTTATGACCCTAGGCAACTTACTGTGCAACATCAGGGTCAAACTCCTGTCACAATTCCAGCTTGTGACACTCTCCAGGCTACTGATGAGATTGATGCATTAGAACTTAATAGAAAGCTGCTTAGTGGTGCTCCTGCTTTTGCAATTCAACTAGCAGAAGATATCACACTGCAGCCCAGCAAGCAGCATGCTACACCACCTGAAATTCAGGAAATTCTGACATACTGTCTAGAAGTGTTTCAAGAACCCACTGGTTTACCACCTGTAAGAGACTTGGATCATGAAATTCCCCTCAAGCCCAACTCTACTCCACCAAATTCAAGACCTTACAGACTGCCACACATGCAGAGGAATGAAATGGAGAAACAAGTTCACCAGTTACTTCAGTCAAAGATCATTAGGGAAAGCCAAAGCCCTTACTCCTCTCCTGCTATCCTAGTTATGAAAAAGATGGATCATGGAGACTTTGCATTGATTATAAGAAACTCAATGCAGCCACAATCAAAAACAAGTTCCCTATACCTGTGA